A stretch of the Elephas maximus indicus isolate mEleMax1 chromosome 3, mEleMax1 primary haplotype, whole genome shotgun sequence genome encodes the following:
- the LOC126071868 gene encoding zinc finger protein 345-like isoform X1: MDSAFIEDVAVVFSQEEWALLDLAQRILYRDVMMETFRNLASVVSRNLIEGEKLSSEHRMVQFMKSNTWFSVLGEICEAHGSKDQHKDQRRYLSTLPIFNRSHTVQSHSESNEGHQCGKTYSWNPKLTVLKRNPPEINAFECCECGKAFMYHASHKHHTRPHTGCNASQCKKSEEACSCLSHLTTPMRTLTGKKPHKCKVCGKDFICISALKHSVTTLTGEKHYECNECGKGFCSFSSFWTHVRGHKHECKECYKTYSCPLSLSLRKKFHNRARPYGCKERGKAFSETTSLTQYIRAHSEERPYECKECGKAFSQSSHLAEHIRTHSGERPYKCKECEKAFSQSSHLSTHIRTHNGQRPYECKECGKAFSQASSLTIHIRTHSAIRPYECKQCGKVFRQSANLTTHIRIHRGERPYECKECGKAFSHSSNLTTHIRTHCGERPYECKECGKAFSQSSALTTHIRTHSGEKPYECKECGKTFSHSSALTIHRRTHTGERPYECKQCGKAFIQASSLTTHIRTHTGVRPYECKQCGKAFGQALHLTQHKRTHSGERPYECKQCGKAFSQASSLTQHVRTHSGVRPYECKDCGKTFSEASTLTKHRRTHSGLRPYECKRCGKAFIQASSLTKHIRIHSEVRPYECHECGKAFRKSSCLTSHIRTHSGEKPYECNKCGKAFNRSSNLSSHLRTHSGEKPYICEECGKAFSRSSYLTLHIKTHSGERPYKCKQCGKAFRDSSTLTTHIRTHSGERPYKCKQCWKAFSCSSNLSRHRRTHIEEPL; encoded by the exons GACTCAGCGTTCATTGAGGATGTGGCTGTGGTCTTTAGccaggaagagtgggctttgctggATCTTGCTCAGAGGATActctacagagatgtgatgatggaaaccttcAGAAACCTGGCCTCAGTAG TCTCTCGAAACCTTATTGAAGGAGAAAAGTTATCCAGTGAACATAGGATGGTGCAATTCATGAAGAGTAACACCTGGTTCTCCGTGTTAGGAGAAATCTGTGAAGCACATGGGAGTAAAGATCAGCATAAGGATCAGAGGAGATATTTGAG CACGTTGCCCATTTTTAACAGAAGTCATACAGTACAGAGCCACAGTGAAAGTAATGAAGGCCATCAGTGTGGGAAAACCTACAGCTGGAATCCAAAGCTTACTGTGTTaaaaagaaatcctccagaaataaatgcttttgaatgctgtgaatgtggaaaagccttcatgTATCACGCATCACATAAGCATCATACCAGACCTCACACTGGATGCAATGCTTCTCAGTGTAAGAAAAGTGAAGAAGCCTGCAGTTGTCTCTCTCACCTAACTACTCCTATGAGAACTCTTACTGGAAAGAAACCCCATAAATGTAAGGTATGTGGGAAGGACTTCATTTGTATTTCAGCGCTTAAGCATTCTGTGACAACACTCACTGGTGAGAAACACTATGAATGTAATGAGTGTGGGAAAGGTTTCTGTAGTTTCTCATCCTTTTGGACACATGTGAGAGGTCATAAgcatgaatgtaaagaatgttaTAAAACCTATAGTTGTCCTTTATCCCTCAGTTTACGTAAAAAATTTCATAACAGGGCTAGGCCTTACGGATGTAAGGAacgtgggaaagcctttagtgagACCACATCCCTCACTCAATATATAAGAGCTCACAGTGAAGAGAGGCCTtacgaatgtaaggaatgtgggaaagcctttagtcagtcATCACACCTCGCTGAACATATAAGAACTcatagtggagagaggccttacaaATGTAAGGAATGTGAGAAAGCCTTTAGTCAGTCATCACACCTCAGcacacatataagaactcacaatgggcagaggccttatgaatgtaaggaatgtggaaaagcctttagtcAGGCCTCATCCCTGACtatacatataagaactcacagtgcaATTAGGCCTTATGAGTGTAAGCAATGTGGGAAGGTCTTTAGGCAATCTGCAAACCTCACTACACATATAAGAATTCAtcgtggagagaggccttatgaatgtaaggaatgtgggaaagcctttagtcattCCTCAAACCTTactacacatataagaactcattgtggagagaggccttatgagtgtaaggaatgtgggaaagcctttagccaATCCTCAGCCCTCactacacatataagaactcacagtggagagaagccttatgaatgtaaagaatgtgggaagACCTTTAGTCATTCCTCAGCCCTCACTATACATAGAAGAACTCACACTGGAGAGAGGCCctatgaatgtaagcaatgtgggaaagcctttattcaaGCCTCATCCCTCactacacatataagaactcacactggagtgaggccttatgaatgtaagcaatgtgggaaagcctttggtCAGGCCCTACACCTCACTCAACATAAAAGAACAcatagtggagagaggccttatgaatgtaagcaatgtgggaaagcctttagtcaggcTTCATCCCTCACACAACacgtaagaactcacagtggtgttaggccttatgaatgtaaggattGTGGGAAAACCTTTAGTGAGGCTTCAACCCTCACTAAGCAtagaagaactcacagtggacttaggccttatgaatgtaagcggtgtgggaaagcctttattcagGCCTCATCCCTCACTAAACATATAAGAATTCACAGTGAAGTTAGGCCTTATGAATGtcatgaatgtgggaaagcctttaggaaGTCCTCTTGCCTCACTTCACATATACGAACTCACAGTGGGGAGAAGCCCTATGAATGTAataaatgtgggaaagcctttaatcGTTCCTCAAACCTCAGTTCACAcctaagaactcacagtggagaaaaGCCTTATATATGtgaagaatgtgggaaagcctttagtcgttCTTCATACCTCACTTTACATATAAAAACTCACAGTGGAGAAAGGCCTTACaaatgtaagcaatgtgggaaagcctttcgtGATTCCTCAACCCTCACTACACACATCAGAacacacagtggagagaggccttataaaTGTAAGCAATGTTGGAAAGCCTTTAGTTGTTCCTCAAACCTCTCTAGACATAGACGAACTCACATTGAAGAGcctttatga
- the LOC126071868 gene encoding zinc finger protein 345-like isoform X3 — MDSAFIEDVAVVFSQEEWALLDLAQRILYRDVMMETFRNLASVVSRNLIEGEKLSSEHRMVQFMKSNTWFSVLGEICEAHGSKDQHKDQRRYLRSHTVQSHSESNEGHQCGKTYSWNPKLTVLKRNPPEINAFECCECGKAFMYHASHKHHTRPHTGCNASQCKKSEEACSCLSHLTTPMRTLTGKKPHKCKVCGKDFICISALKHSVTTLTGEKHYECNECGKGFCSFSSFWTHVRGHKHECKECYKTYSCPLSLSLRKKFHNRARPYGCKERGKAFSETTSLTQYIRAHSEERPYECKECGKAFSQSSHLAEHIRTHSGERPYKCKECEKAFSQSSHLSTHIRTHNGQRPYECKECGKAFSQASSLTIHIRTHSAIRPYECKQCGKVFRQSANLTTHIRIHRGERPYECKECGKAFSHSSNLTTHIRTHCGERPYECKECGKAFSQSSALTTHIRTHSGEKPYECKECGKTFSHSSALTIHRRTHTGERPYECKQCGKAFIQASSLTTHIRTHTGVRPYECKQCGKAFGQALHLTQHKRTHSGERPYECKQCGKAFSQASSLTQHVRTHSGVRPYECKDCGKTFSEASTLTKHRRTHSGLRPYECKRCGKAFIQASSLTKHIRIHSEVRPYECHECGKAFRKSSCLTSHIRTHSGEKPYECNKCGKAFNRSSNLSSHLRTHSGEKPYICEECGKAFSRSSYLTLHIKTHSGERPYKCKQCGKAFRDSSTLTTHIRTHSGERPYKCKQCWKAFSCSSNLSRHRRTHIEEPL, encoded by the exons GACTCAGCGTTCATTGAGGATGTGGCTGTGGTCTTTAGccaggaagagtgggctttgctggATCTTGCTCAGAGGATActctacagagatgtgatgatggaaaccttcAGAAACCTGGCCTCAGTAG TCTCTCGAAACCTTATTGAAGGAGAAAAGTTATCCAGTGAACATAGGATGGTGCAATTCATGAAGAGTAACACCTGGTTCTCCGTGTTAGGAGAAATCTGTGAAGCACATGGGAGTAAAGATCAGCATAAGGATCAGAGGAGATATTTGAG AAGTCATACAGTACAGAGCCACAGTGAAAGTAATGAAGGCCATCAGTGTGGGAAAACCTACAGCTGGAATCCAAAGCTTACTGTGTTaaaaagaaatcctccagaaataaatgcttttgaatgctgtgaatgtggaaaagccttcatgTATCACGCATCACATAAGCATCATACCAGACCTCACACTGGATGCAATGCTTCTCAGTGTAAGAAAAGTGAAGAAGCCTGCAGTTGTCTCTCTCACCTAACTACTCCTATGAGAACTCTTACTGGAAAGAAACCCCATAAATGTAAGGTATGTGGGAAGGACTTCATTTGTATTTCAGCGCTTAAGCATTCTGTGACAACACTCACTGGTGAGAAACACTATGAATGTAATGAGTGTGGGAAAGGTTTCTGTAGTTTCTCATCCTTTTGGACACATGTGAGAGGTCATAAgcatgaatgtaaagaatgttaTAAAACCTATAGTTGTCCTTTATCCCTCAGTTTACGTAAAAAATTTCATAACAGGGCTAGGCCTTACGGATGTAAGGAacgtgggaaagcctttagtgagACCACATCCCTCACTCAATATATAAGAGCTCACAGTGAAGAGAGGCCTtacgaatgtaaggaatgtgggaaagcctttagtcagtcATCACACCTCGCTGAACATATAAGAACTcatagtggagagaggccttacaaATGTAAGGAATGTGAGAAAGCCTTTAGTCAGTCATCACACCTCAGcacacatataagaactcacaatgggcagaggccttatgaatgtaaggaatgtggaaaagcctttagtcAGGCCTCATCCCTGACtatacatataagaactcacagtgcaATTAGGCCTTATGAGTGTAAGCAATGTGGGAAGGTCTTTAGGCAATCTGCAAACCTCACTACACATATAAGAATTCAtcgtggagagaggccttatgaatgtaaggaatgtgggaaagcctttagtcattCCTCAAACCTTactacacatataagaactcattgtggagagaggccttatgagtgtaaggaatgtgggaaagcctttagccaATCCTCAGCCCTCactacacatataagaactcacagtggagagaagccttatgaatgtaaagaatgtgggaagACCTTTAGTCATTCCTCAGCCCTCACTATACATAGAAGAACTCACACTGGAGAGAGGCCctatgaatgtaagcaatgtgggaaagcctttattcaaGCCTCATCCCTCactacacatataagaactcacactggagtgaggccttatgaatgtaagcaatgtgggaaagcctttggtCAGGCCCTACACCTCACTCAACATAAAAGAACAcatagtggagagaggccttatgaatgtaagcaatgtgggaaagcctttagtcaggcTTCATCCCTCACACAACacgtaagaactcacagtggtgttaggccttatgaatgtaaggattGTGGGAAAACCTTTAGTGAGGCTTCAACCCTCACTAAGCAtagaagaactcacagtggacttaggccttatgaatgtaagcggtgtgggaaagcctttattcagGCCTCATCCCTCACTAAACATATAAGAATTCACAGTGAAGTTAGGCCTTATGAATGtcatgaatgtgggaaagcctttaggaaGTCCTCTTGCCTCACTTCACATATACGAACTCACAGTGGGGAGAAGCCCTATGAATGTAataaatgtgggaaagcctttaatcGTTCCTCAAACCTCAGTTCACAcctaagaactcacagtggagaaaaGCCTTATATATGtgaagaatgtgggaaagcctttagtcgttCTTCATACCTCACTTTACATATAAAAACTCACAGTGGAGAAAGGCCTTACaaatgtaagcaatgtgggaaagcctttcgtGATTCCTCAACCCTCACTACACACATCAGAacacacagtggagagaggccttataaaTGTAAGCAATGTTGGAAAGCCTTTAGTTGTTCCTCAAACCTCTCTAGACATAGACGAACTCACATTGAAGAGcctttatga
- the LOC126071868 gene encoding zinc finger protein 345-like isoform X2 has protein sequence MGSVVIEDVAVVFSQEEWALLNLAQRKLYRDVMLETFRNLASVVSRNLIEGEKLSSEHRMVQFMKSNTWFSVLGEICEAHGSKDQHKDQRRYLSTLPIFNRSHTVQSHSESNEGHQCGKTYSWNPKLTVLKRNPPEINAFECCECGKAFMYHASHKHHTRPHTGCNASQCKKSEEACSCLSHLTTPMRTLTGKKPHKCKVCGKDFICISALKHSVTTLTGEKHYECNECGKGFCSFSSFWTHVRGHKHECKECYKTYSCPLSLSLRKKFHNRARPYGCKERGKAFSETTSLTQYIRAHSEERPYECKECGKAFSQSSHLAEHIRTHSGERPYKCKECEKAFSQSSHLSTHIRTHNGQRPYECKECGKAFSQASSLTIHIRTHSAIRPYECKQCGKVFRQSANLTTHIRIHRGERPYECKECGKAFSHSSNLTTHIRTHCGERPYECKECGKAFSQSSALTTHIRTHSGEKPYECKECGKTFSHSSALTIHRRTHTGERPYECKQCGKAFIQASSLTTHIRTHTGVRPYECKQCGKAFGQALHLTQHKRTHSGERPYECKQCGKAFSQASSLTQHVRTHSGVRPYECKDCGKTFSEASTLTKHRRTHSGLRPYECKRCGKAFIQASSLTKHIRIHSEVRPYECHECGKAFRKSSCLTSHIRTHSGEKPYECNKCGKAFNRSSNLSSHLRTHSGEKPYICEECGKAFSRSSYLTLHIKTHSGERPYKCKQCGKAFRDSSTLTTHIRTHSGERPYKCKQCWKAFSCSSNLSRHRRTHIEEPL, from the exons TCTCTCGAAACCTTATTGAAGGAGAAAAGTTATCCAGTGAACATAGGATGGTGCAATTCATGAAGAGTAACACCTGGTTCTCCGTGTTAGGAGAAATCTGTGAAGCACATGGGAGTAAAGATCAGCATAAGGATCAGAGGAGATATTTGAG CACGTTGCCCATTTTTAACAGAAGTCATACAGTACAGAGCCACAGTGAAAGTAATGAAGGCCATCAGTGTGGGAAAACCTACAGCTGGAATCCAAAGCTTACTGTGTTaaaaagaaatcctccagaaataaatgcttttgaatgctgtgaatgtggaaaagccttcatgTATCACGCATCACATAAGCATCATACCAGACCTCACACTGGATGCAATGCTTCTCAGTGTAAGAAAAGTGAAGAAGCCTGCAGTTGTCTCTCTCACCTAACTACTCCTATGAGAACTCTTACTGGAAAGAAACCCCATAAATGTAAGGTATGTGGGAAGGACTTCATTTGTATTTCAGCGCTTAAGCATTCTGTGACAACACTCACTGGTGAGAAACACTATGAATGTAATGAGTGTGGGAAAGGTTTCTGTAGTTTCTCATCCTTTTGGACACATGTGAGAGGTCATAAgcatgaatgtaaagaatgttaTAAAACCTATAGTTGTCCTTTATCCCTCAGTTTACGTAAAAAATTTCATAACAGGGCTAGGCCTTACGGATGTAAGGAacgtgggaaagcctttagtgagACCACATCCCTCACTCAATATATAAGAGCTCACAGTGAAGAGAGGCCTtacgaatgtaaggaatgtgggaaagcctttagtcagtcATCACACCTCGCTGAACATATAAGAACTcatagtggagagaggccttacaaATGTAAGGAATGTGAGAAAGCCTTTAGTCAGTCATCACACCTCAGcacacatataagaactcacaatgggcagaggccttatgaatgtaaggaatgtggaaaagcctttagtcAGGCCTCATCCCTGACtatacatataagaactcacagtgcaATTAGGCCTTATGAGTGTAAGCAATGTGGGAAGGTCTTTAGGCAATCTGCAAACCTCACTACACATATAAGAATTCAtcgtggagagaggccttatgaatgtaaggaatgtgggaaagcctttagtcattCCTCAAACCTTactacacatataagaactcattgtggagagaggccttatgagtgtaaggaatgtgggaaagcctttagccaATCCTCAGCCCTCactacacatataagaactcacagtggagagaagccttatgaatgtaaagaatgtgggaagACCTTTAGTCATTCCTCAGCCCTCACTATACATAGAAGAACTCACACTGGAGAGAGGCCctatgaatgtaagcaatgtgggaaagcctttattcaaGCCTCATCCCTCactacacatataagaactcacactggagtgaggccttatgaatgtaagcaatgtgggaaagcctttggtCAGGCCCTACACCTCACTCAACATAAAAGAACAcatagtggagagaggccttatgaatgtaagcaatgtgggaaagcctttagtcaggcTTCATCCCTCACACAACacgtaagaactcacagtggtgttaggccttatgaatgtaaggattGTGGGAAAACCTTTAGTGAGGCTTCAACCCTCACTAAGCAtagaagaactcacagtggacttaggccttatgaatgtaagcggtgtgggaaagcctttattcagGCCTCATCCCTCACTAAACATATAAGAATTCACAGTGAAGTTAGGCCTTATGAATGtcatgaatgtgggaaagcctttaggaaGTCCTCTTGCCTCACTTCACATATACGAACTCACAGTGGGGAGAAGCCCTATGAATGTAataaatgtgggaaagcctttaatcGTTCCTCAAACCTCAGTTCACAcctaagaactcacagtggagaaaaGCCTTATATATGtgaagaatgtgggaaagcctttagtcgttCTTCATACCTCACTTTACATATAAAAACTCACAGTGGAGAAAGGCCTTACaaatgtaagcaatgtgggaaagcctttcgtGATTCCTCAACCCTCACTACACACATCAGAacacacagtggagagaggccttataaaTGTAAGCAATGTTGGAAAGCCTTTAGTTGTTCCTCAAACCTCTCTAGACATAGACGAACTCACATTGAAGAGcctttatga